The segment CCGGCTGCTGCACGGCATCCGCACCGTGGCCGGCGGAGCGGCCCTCCTCGACCCCGACGTGACCCGCCGGCTCGTCGGGCACTACGCCGCCCGGATCCGCCCCGTCGGCGACCCCTCCCGGGACATCCCGCTCACCCCCCGCGAACTCGAGGTCCTCCGGCTGCTCGCGGACGGCCTCTCCAACAGCGAGATCGCCGCGGCCCTCGTCATCAGCCAGGAGACCGTCAAGACCTTCGTCTCCCGCATCCTCACCAAACTCCAGCTCCGCGACCGCGTCCAGGCCGTCGTCTACGCCTACCGCCACGGGCTGGCGGCCTGAACCGCCGCGCCGTCAGGCGGTGCGGGCGGCAGTCGTGTCGGTGGCTGCCGCGGCGGCCACCCGCTACTACCTGCCACCGTGATCCGCGCCGACCACAACAGGGCCCGGTTCGCAGATCACCGCAGGCGTAGCATCGGGGACCGGCTTCCCCGCGGTGGCGGTAGGAACCCGGCGGACAAGAGAGAGCGACGTGCGGAATGGACTTCGAGGAGCTGGAACGTGACCTGCCGGCGGCGGTGACGCTGCAGGAGGCTTACCGAGCGGCGTTCTACATGGTCGAGCAGTACATCTCGCTCGAGAAGAACCCCGACGAAGGGCTGATCCTCCTTCTTCACTATCTGGACTCCGACCCAGCCAGGTGGGAGGACTGGCTGCTCTCCGTGCAAAGGGGACTCAAGGATCCCGAGACGGTGGACCCGCACCGGTAGGCCCGCAGACACGGCCTCCGGCCCGTTCGCTGTCCAGCTGATGCGAGAAGACGGACGAAGCGGTGGCACGCCGTCAGGCGGTGCGGGCGGCAGTCGTGTCGGTGGCTGCCGCGGCTTCGGTGTGGCGGGTGAGGAGGAGGCGGGCCAGTTCGGGGGCGGCGCCGAGGACCGGGGCGAGGTGGTCGGCGGCGGCGGTCGTCGCGGCGGTGGCGATCCGGTCGGGGAGGAGGCCGGGGGCCAGCAGGTAGGGGGCGACGGCGGTGGTGCGGACGGCCGGGACGGTGCGGAGTTCGGCCAGGGCGTCCGGGACGGTCGGGGTGGTCGCGGAGGCGTAGGCGGTGGTGACGGCGGCCCAGCCCCGGGTGCGGCGCCACTCGGCGGCCACCGCGCGGGTGGTGGCGTTGGCGGCCGGGTCGGAGGAGCCGGCGGCGGCCAGCACCACGCCGGTGCGGGCCCGGACGGCTGGGTCGGCGACGTCCAGGCCGGTCTCGGCGAGCCGGCGGTCCAGGGCGGCCAGCAGCAGCGGGGAGGGCCCGAGGACGTCCGCGACGGGGATCGACGAGCCGGCGGCGCGCAGGGCGGCCGGGATGTCGTGCTTGGCGTGGAACGCGCGGTTCAGCAGCAGCGGGACGGCGATCGCGCCGGTCAGGCGCGGGGCGACCTGGGCGATCCGCGGGGCGCAGTGGTCCAGGTAGGCGGTGGTGACGGGCAGGCGCGGGGCCAGGGCGCGGACGGCGTCGGCGAGGGCCTCGACGGTGGCGGCGTGGCGGGGGTCGCGGGAGCCGTGCGCGAGGAGGAGCAGCGGCGGGACGGGCGTGCGGCGCGCGGGGGCGGGCACGGCGCCCGGCTGCGGGTGGTGGTCTTCCGCTGCGCGCAGTTCCCCGCGCCCCTGGCGGGGCGGGGGGTTGCTGCTGGGCTGCTGACGAAGAGCAGGGGCGCCGGGCAGGGCCAGGTCGCTGCGCTCCTGGCGGGGCGGGGAGAGGGGATGCGGCCGGGCCCCGCGCCCCTGGTGGGGCGCGGGGGTGCTGCGTTCCGGGCTGGGGGACATGGGGTCAGCGGGAGTTGACGAGGAGGCCGCGGCTGCGCAGGACGCGGCGCTCCAGCGGGGAGAAGAAGAGCAGGTCGATGGCGACGCCGACGAACAGGATCAGCAGGATGCCGAGCAGGACGCCGGACATGTTGGAGAACTCGCGCTGGTTCTCCAGGTAGCGGCCGAGGCCGAGGCCCAGGTCGGGGGAGGCGGCGATGAGTTCGGCGGCCATCAGGGAGCGCCAGGAGAAGGCCCAGCCCTGCTTGAGTCCGGCCAGGTAGCCGGGCAGCGCGGCGGGCAGCAGGACGTGGCGGGCGCCGCGCAGGCCGGTCGCGCCGAGGGTCTGGCCGGCCCGCAGGTAGATCGGCGGGACCTGGTCGATGCCGCTGATCAGGCCGTTGGCGATGGACGGGACGGCGCCGAGCAGGATGACCGCGTACATCGCGGAGTTGGTGATGCCGAGCCAGATGATCGCGGCGGGCACCCAGGCCACCGAGGGCAGCGACTGCAGGCCGGAGAGGACCGGGCCGAGCGCGGCCCGCACCGGCTTGATCCGGGCGACGACCAGGCCGATCGGGGTGCCGATGACGACGGACAGCACGAAGCCGGACAGGCCGCGCCAGACGCTGGTCCAGATGATCGAGAACAGCGTTCCGGCGTACCAGAGTTCGGTGAGCGAGTGCCAGACGTCGGAGGGGCTGGGGAGCTTGTCGGGGGTGGTGAGTTCGAGGCTGTAGGCGAGCTGCCAGACGGCCAGGACCAGCACCGCGCCGAGGACGGGCGGCAGGACCTTCTGGCGCAGCACCACGGAGAGCGGGGTGCGCTGCGCCTGGACGGTCTCCAGGGCGTCGAGGCCGGCCTCGACGCTCGCGCTGTCGGCGGACTCGTCCTTGGCGGGGGGAGCGGCGGCGGTGTCAGTGCTGGACATGGCGGCGGATCTCCCCACGCAGTTCTTCGGTGATCTCGATGGACAGATCCGCGACCCCGGCGGACTCGATGCGGCGCGGCTGCGGCAGGTCGATGCGCCACTCCTTGGCGACCCGGCCGGGGCGGGAGGAGAGCAGCACGACGCGCTGGGCGAGGCGGACGGCCTCGCGGACGTTGTGGGTGACGAACAGGACGGCGAGCTGCTTCTCCGCCCAGATCCGGGTGATCTCGTCGTGCAGGACGTCGCGGGTGATGGCGTCGAGCGCGGCGAACGGCTCGTCCATCAGGAGCACCTGGGAGCCCTGGGCGAGCGAGCGGGCCAGGGCGACGCGCTGGCGCATGCCGCCGGACAGCTCGTGGACGCGCTTCTTGTAGGAGCCCTTGAGGCGGACCAGTTCGAGCAGCCGCTCGGCCTCGGGGCGGCGCTCCTCCTTGGGGACGCCGGCCAGGCGCAGCGCGAGTTCGATGTTGCGGCCCGCGGTGAGCCAGGGGAACAGGGCGTGGTCCTGGAACATCAGGGCGGGTCGGCCGCCGGGCACCTCGATGGTGCCGGAGGTCGGCCGGTCCAGGCCGGCCACCAGGTTGAGCAGGGTGGACTTGCCGCAGCCGGAGGCACCGAGCAGGGTGACGAACTCGCCGGGTGCGACGGTGAGGTTGATGTCCTCCAGCACCGGCGCGGCGGTGCCGGGGCGGCCGAAGGTCTTGTGCACGTGCGAGATCCGGACGGCGGTGCCGGCGTCCGGGCGGCCCGTGCCGGGGGCGTCGGGCGAGGTGGTCAGTGCCGTGGTCACGGGCACCTCCTGCGGGTGTGGTTCCGGGCAGGGACGGGATCGGTGTCCGGGGTCCGGCCCCGCGCCCGCCCGGTGAGTGGGCATCGGGTGGGCGGGCGCGGGGCGCGGACCTCGGGGCCTGGGAGGACTTACTCGGTGCCCAGACCGGCGTCGGCGACGGCGGGCTGGTTGTTCTCCTTCAGCACCTTGTTGAGCAGGGTCAGGTCGTAGATCCCGGCCAGGTTGGCCCCCGCGCCAGCGGAACTGGAACGGGGCAGCTTGAGCAGGCCGGCGGTGACGGCGTGGTCGGCCTCGGCCTGCAGGGTGTTCGCCAGCGGGTCGTCGATGAAGTCGATGTCCTGCCAGGCCGGGTCGAGGATCGAGGCGTCCAGCGCGTTGCCCGCGTCGGCCTTGATCTGGGCGTTGGCGACGTCCTTGGCCTGGGCGGGGTTGGCCTTGATCCAGGCGTTGGTCTTCACCGAGCCGCGCAGCACGGCCTCCACCACGTCCGGGTGCTCCTTGAGGAACTTCTGCGAGACGACGAGGTTGGTGATGACGAACTTCTTGTCCGGCCAGACGTCCTTCTCGTTGAGCAGGACCTTCGCGCCGAGGGTGACCAGCTTGGAGGCGGTCGGCTCGGGCACCCACGCGCCGTCGACGGAGCCGGACTTGTACGCGTCGGGGGTGACCTTGTTGTCGGTGCGCAGCACCTTCACGTCGCCGTCGCCGGTCTGGGCGTCGACCTTGTAGCCCTTCTCGGCCAGGTAGTTGAGCAGGGCGACGTCCTGGGTGTTGCCGAGCTGCGGGGTGGCGATCCTCTTGCCCTTGAGGTCGTCCAGGGTCTTGATCCTGTCCGGGTTGACGACCAGCTTGACGCCGCCGGAGGCCGAACCGCTGATGATCTTCAGGGACTTGCCGCCGGACTGGGTGTAGCCGTTGATCGACGGGGAGGGGCCGATCCAGCCGATGTCGATCGAGCCGGCGTTCAGCGCCTCGATCTCGGCCGGGCCGGCGTTGAAGACCTGGGTCTTGATCCGGGTGCCGCCCAGCTCCTGCTGGATGATGCCCTGCTTGAGGCCGACCAGCGCGGTGCCGTGGGTGAGGTTGGCGAAGTAGCCGATCTTCACGGTGTCCACGGAGAGCTTCGCGCCGCTCGCGGACGGCTTGGCGGAGGAGTCGTCCTCGCTCTTGGAGCCGTAGCCGCAGGCCGAGAGCAGGCCGGCGGCGGTCAGCACGGCGACGGCCGCCACGGCGGCGCGTCTGATCCGGCCCGCGCGGGGGCGTGCGGAGGTATGGGGGGGCTGAGAGCTCGGTGCCATGAGAGGTGTCCCGTTCGATGGGGGAGGAATGGTCGTGCCTGACCGGGGCCGGGCCGCCTCCGCCGTGCCTGCTGTGGGGAGGAACGGCGGCGTGCGGGCCCGGTGACAGGGGCTCAGCGCCCCTGTCCGCCCCCACATCGCGTCAGGCCGCCCTGGCCGCTGCCGAGGACGCCGCTGCCGATGCGGCCGCCTTCCTTGTCCATGCCCGAGAACGCCTCGCTGGGCATCAGACCCAGTCCTCCTCTTGGGAAGCGTCGGTGGTGCTGACGGTGTCGAACGCCTCGCCCGCCATGCCGGCGGTGAGCGTGGTGCCGTCGGACGGGTCGATCAGGACGAACGAACCCGTGCGGCGGTTGTCGGTGTAGTCGTCGAGGGCCAGCGGCTCGGCGGTGCGCAGCACCACGTGGCCGATGTCGTTGACGTTCAACCCCTCGGCGCCGGAGCGCCGTTCGAGGGTGTCGATGTCGATCCGGTACTCGATCTCCTTGACGAGGGCGCGCACCGTGCGGGTGGTGTGCTTGAGCAGCACCTTCGCCCCGACGTGCAGCGGACGCTCGTTGAGGTGGCAGACCGTGGCCCGGACGTCCTTGGTGGGGACGGGGGCGGGGGCGGCCGCGATCAGGTCGCCGCGGGAGATGTCGATGTCGTCCGCGAGGCGGACCGTCACCGACTGCGGGGCCCAGGCGATCTCGGTGGGCTCGCCGAGCGCGTCGATCGCCGCGACGGTGGTGGTGTGGCCGGAGGGCAGCACCGTCACCGGGTCGCCGACCCGCAGCACGCCGGAGGCCAGCTGGCCCGCGTAGCCGCGGTAGTCGTGGAACTCCTCGCTCTGCGGCCGGATCACGTACTGGACCGGGAAGCGGGCCGGCTCGGCGCTCGGGTCGGTGCCGACCGGCACCGTCTCCAGGTGCTCCAGCAGGGTCGGGCCGCCGTACCAGTCCATGTTCGCGGAGGGCTCGACCACGTTGTCGCCGGCCAGCGCCGAGATCGGCACCGCCACGACGTCCTTGACCCCGAGCGAGGCCGCGTACGCGGTGAACTCCTCGGCGATCCGTGCGAACACCGGCTCCGCGTACGCGACCAGGTCCATCTTGTTGACGGCCAGGACGACGTGCGGGACGCGCAGCAGGGCGGCGACCGCGGCGTGCCGGCGGGTCTGCTCGACCACGCCGTTGCGGGCGTCGACCAGCACCACGGCCAGCTCGGCGGTGGACGCGCCGGTCACCATGTTGCGGGTGTACTGCACGTGGCCGGGGGTGTCGGCGAGGATGAACCGGCGCCGGGCGGTGGCGAAGTAGCGGTACGCCACGTCGATGGTGATGCCCTGCTCGCGCTCGGCCCGCAGGCCGTCGGTGAGCAGCGCCAGGTCGGGGGCCTCCTGGCCGCGCCGGCGGGAGGCGTGCTCGACGGCCTCCAGCTGGTCGGCCAGCACCGACTTGGAGTCGTGCAGCAGCCGGCCCACCAGCGTGGACTTGCCGTCGTCGACGGAGCCCGCGGTGGCGAAGCGCAGCAGCGAGGTGGCGGTTGCTTCCTGGGTGGTGCTCATTGCTTAGAAGTACCCCTCGCGCTTGCGGTCCTCCATGGCGGCCTCGGACATCTTGTCGTCGGCGCGCGTCGCCCCTCGTTCGGTGAGGCGGGAGGCGGCGATCTCGGTGATCACGGCCTCGATGGTGTCGGCGTCGGAGTCGACCGCGCCGGTGCAGGACATGTCGCCCACGGTGCGGTAGCGCACCAGGCGGGTCTCGACCTGCTCGGTCTCCTTCGGGCCGCCCCACTCGCCGGCGGTCAGCCACATGCCGTCGCGCTTGAACACCTCGCGGCGGTGGGCGTAGTAGATCTCCGGGAGCTCGATGCCCTCGCGCTCGATGTACTGCCACACGTCGAGCTCGGTCCAGTTGGACAGCGGGAAGACCCGGACGTGCTCGCCGACCGCGTGCCGGCCGTTGTACAGCGACCACAGCTCGGGGCGCTGGCGGCGCGGGTCCCAGGCGCCGAACTCGTCGCGCAGCGAGAAGACGCGCTCCTTGGCGCGGGCCTTCTCCTCGTCGCGGCGGCCGCCGCCGAACACGGCGTCGAACTTGTTGGACTCGATGCCGTCCAGCAGCGGGACGGTCTGCAGCGGGTTGCGCAGCCCGTCGGCGCGCTCGCGCAGCACGCCGCGGTCGATGAAGTCCTGGACGGAGGCGACGTGCAGCCGCAGGTTGTGCTTCGCGACCGCGCGGTCCCGGTAGGCCAGCACCTCGGGGAAGTTGTGCCCGGTGTCGACGTGCAGCAGGGCGAACGGCACCGGCGCGGGCGCGAACGCCTTCAGCGCCAGGTGCAGCATCACGATGGAGTCCTTGCCGCCGGAGAACAGGATCACCGGCCGCTCGAACTCGCCCGCGACCTCGCGGAAGATGTGCACCGACTCGGCCTCCAGGGCGTCCAGGTGCGACAGCGCGTACGGGCTGTCCTCGGCCTGGACCAGGCGCTGCGTGGTGACGGTCATGCCAGTCCCCTTTCGGTCAGGAAGGCGTGCAGTTCGGCGGCGGACTCGGCCACCGACCGGCCCTGCGTCTGCAGGCGCAGTTCCGGCTTCTCGGGGGCCTCGTACGGGTCGTCGACCCCGGTCAGGCCGGAGATCTCGCCGGCCGCCTGCTTGGCGTACAGGCCCTTGACGTCCCGCTCGGAGCAGAGCTCGACCGGGGTGGCGACGTGGATCTCCAGGAACTCGGTGCCGTTCGCGGCGTGCCGCTCGCGCACCGCGGCGCGGGAGTCGGCGAACGGGGCGATCACCGGGGCGAGCACCTTGACGCCGTTGGCGGCGAGCTTCTCGGCGACGAAGCCGATCCGGGTGACGTTGGTGTGCCGGTCCTCGCGGGTGAAGCCCAGGCCCTTGGAGAGGAACTCGCGGATCTCGTCACCGTCCAGCACCTCGACCCGGTGGCCCTCGGCGC is part of the Kitasatospora cineracea genome and harbors:
- the cysC gene encoding adenylyl-sulfate kinase, which gives rise to MTTADTLAAGRERGATVWLTGLPSAGKTTLAFALAERLRAEGHRVEVLDGDEIREFLSKGLGFTREDRHTNVTRIGFVAEKLAANGVKVLAPVIAPFADSRAAVRERHAANGTEFLEIHVATPVELCSERDVKGLYAKQAAGEISGLTGVDDPYEAPEKPELRLQTQGRSVAESAAELHAFLTERGLA
- a CDS encoding ABC transporter permease is translated as MSSTDTAAAPPAKDESADSASVEAGLDALETVQAQRTPLSVVLRQKVLPPVLGAVLVLAVWQLAYSLELTTPDKLPSPSDVWHSLTELWYAGTLFSIIWTSVWRGLSGFVLSVVIGTPIGLVVARIKPVRAALGPVLSGLQSLPSVAWVPAAIIWLGITNSAMYAVILLGAVPSIANGLISGIDQVPPIYLRAGQTLGATGLRGARHVLLPAALPGYLAGLKQGWAFSWRSLMAAELIAASPDLGLGLGRYLENQREFSNMSGVLLGILLILFVGVAIDLLFFSPLERRVLRSRGLLVNSR
- a CDS encoding aliphatic sulfonate ABC transporter substrate-binding protein, with the protein product MAPSSQPPHTSARPRAGRIRRAAVAAVAVLTAAGLLSACGYGSKSEDDSSAKPSASGAKLSVDTVKIGYFANLTHGTALVGLKQGIIQQELGGTRIKTQVFNAGPAEIEALNAGSIDIGWIGPSPSINGYTQSGGKSLKIISGSASGGVKLVVNPDRIKTLDDLKGKRIATPQLGNTQDVALLNYLAEKGYKVDAQTGDGDVKVLRTDNKVTPDAYKSGSVDGAWVPEPTASKLVTLGAKVLLNEKDVWPDKKFVITNLVVSQKFLKEHPDVVEAVLRGSVKTNAWIKANPAQAKDVANAQIKADAGNALDASILDPAWQDIDFIDDPLANTLQAEADHAVTAGLLKLPRSSSAGAGANLAGIYDLTLLNKVLKENNQPAVADAGLGTE
- a CDS encoding sulfate adenylyltransferase subunit 1, whose amino-acid sequence is MSTTQEATATSLLRFATAGSVDDGKSTLVGRLLHDSKSVLADQLEAVEHASRRRGQEAPDLALLTDGLRAEREQGITIDVAYRYFATARRRFILADTPGHVQYTRNMVTGASTAELAVVLVDARNGVVEQTRRHAAVAALLRVPHVVLAVNKMDLVAYAEPVFARIAEEFTAYAASLGVKDVVAVPISALAGDNVVEPSANMDWYGGPTLLEHLETVPVGTDPSAEPARFPVQYVIRPQSEEFHDYRGYAGQLASGVLRVGDPVTVLPSGHTTTVAAIDALGEPTEIAWAPQSVTVRLADDIDISRGDLIAAAPAPVPTKDVRATVCHLNERPLHVGAKVLLKHTTRTVRALVKEIEYRIDIDTLERRSGAEGLNVNDIGHVVLRTAEPLALDDYTDNRRTGSFVLIDPSDGTTLTAGMAGEAFDTVSTTDASQEEDWV
- a CDS encoding sirohydrochlorin chelatase; protein product: MPAPARRTPVPPLLLLAHGSRDPRHAATVEALADAVRALAPRLPVTTAYLDHCAPRIAQVAPRLTGAIAVPLLLNRAFHAKHDIPAALRAAGSSIPVADVLGPSPLLLAALDRRLAETGLDVADPAVRARTGVVLAAAGSSDPAANATTRAVAAEWRRTRGWAAVTTAYASATTPTVPDALAELRTVPAVRTTAVAPYLLAPGLLPDRIATAATTAAADHLAPVLGAAPELARLLLTRHTEAAAATDTTAARTA
- the cysD gene encoding sulfate adenylyltransferase subunit CysD, with the protein product MTVTTQRLVQAEDSPYALSHLDALEAESVHIFREVAGEFERPVILFSGGKDSIVMLHLALKAFAPAPVPFALLHVDTGHNFPEVLAYRDRAVAKHNLRLHVASVQDFIDRGVLRERADGLRNPLQTVPLLDGIESNKFDAVFGGGRRDEEKARAKERVFSLRDEFGAWDPRRQRPELWSLYNGRHAVGEHVRVFPLSNWTELDVWQYIEREGIELPEIYYAHRREVFKRDGMWLTAGEWGGPKETEQVETRLVRYRTVGDMSCTGAVDSDADTIEAVITEIAASRLTERGATRADDKMSEAAMEDRKREGYF
- a CDS encoding ABC transporter ATP-binding protein, which codes for MTTALTTSPDAPGTGRPDAGTAVRISHVHKTFGRPGTAAPVLEDINLTVAPGEFVTLLGASGCGKSTLLNLVAGLDRPTSGTIEVPGGRPALMFQDHALFPWLTAGRNIELALRLAGVPKEERRPEAERLLELVRLKGSYKKRVHELSGGMRQRVALARSLAQGSQVLLMDEPFAALDAITRDVLHDEITRIWAEKQLAVLFVTHNVREAVRLAQRVVLLSSRPGRVAKEWRIDLPQPRRIESAGVADLSIEITEELRGEIRRHVQH